Within Spinacia oleracea cultivar Varoflay chromosome 4, BTI_SOV_V1, whole genome shotgun sequence, the genomic segment CCTATAAGTCTTCAAAATTGGTCCGATTTTTGAGTCATTTTTAATTCACAAACTGACGACAAAGACCGTAATTAAATAGATACGCTCAAAAAAATCCAAGTCATTCCAAAAGCATAGAATCTGCAAATTGATTTTCCTCTTAGAGGCAAGTAGCAAATGAACTAGGTTAGCGTCCTTCTTGGGTCCGTTTGATGTTATGGAAATAGAATTCCtcaattgattttgaattcaaGTAAATGACTGGGAATCTTCCACGACTTATTCAGAAAGGTTGTCGGCCTACGAATGTGGTTTCGATCCTTTCAGTGATGCCAGAAGTCACATCAATCAACTTAACTTCAGTTTTAGAAACGGGGTCTCGGTTTCTCCAATGCTATTTCGTGTATACGCTCATTTTGTGGACTTTCTTTTAATTTCTCGGATCCTAAAAGGTGAGAGGCCCAAATGTTTACCATAGACCCTATGAGACCGATGGAGGTTTCTTTGGTGGTGGTCTGTTTGGTGGTTACAACCATTTACTTTGGTTCTTCAATGTTATTTTAGCCGGTTTTTGTGTCATTGGGAAAATTGTTGGGAATAAGTTAACCTTTGAGTCGTCTATAAAAAATAAGTCAAGCTTTTGATTATATCTGAATAAGTCTAACTTTAGCATCCATTAATTTTAAACAAGTCAAGTGATCGGTAACCACTTATACAGGTAAACGTCTAACTTTTTAATTGTATTTTTGTGCTTTATTGTATTTTAAGCTTATTTTTTGTagatttttttatctttttattttatttttaggctgattctttttttttttttttgaaaaagtaataataaatattttaagccgattttctcaaaaaaaaaagtatcaaaAATTCATCTCGGAAAATGTGCCTTGATGAACGTGTCAAAATATCATTTCGAATAATGTGTTAAGAAGTTGCACCAAATATCGTGTCAACAAACGCTTTGAAAAGCctgtcatttttttttaaagtgacCTGTTACGTTACCTGTAACAACAAGTCACAAATTGTTGCTAAAGTTTGACTTATTCAGATATAATCAAAAGTATGACTTATTTTTAATAAACGGTCTAAAGGTTAGACTTATTTCCATCAGTTTTTTCCAAACTCATTTTGTTGAATCGAGGCCTTTTCAATACTTTATGTAATAAATTAGtgggtatttttattttttattttttgaaggaAGCCAAACAGGCACAAATTGAATTACTCCAAGCAATCAGCAATCAAACATACATCCACACTTGCTGGAAAATCATACAGCCAAACCCTCCTACCCTCAACCCATGGCAAGTAATGTGCTAGCTCATGGGCCGTTTTATTGCACTCCCTACTGACAAAAGAAAACGAAATATTAGAGAACACCTTAGAAACAtgaataatatcatcaacaatTAGATGGAACTGACTCCACCCCTCCTCATTCTTCTGAATTGCATTCACCAGCGTCAGACAATCACTCTCTACCATCACATCCACGTACCCGTACTCCCTCGCCAGCTGCAGTCCAAGCAGCACCGCTCTTGCTTCAGCCACCTTCGGTTCAAACACTTCCACTCCTTGCCAAGTTGCTCCCAGTTTCGCAGACCCGTGCTTATCTCTTACAATGACCCCCCAGGCTCGTACCCAGCCCCTCGAAGCAGCCTGCATCCACATTTATCTTGACCGTATCCCCATGTGGGGCACTCCATCGTGGCGTGACTATATTCCCCAGCACAACCCCGTCATCACCCCTTTCCACTCGCAGGTCAGTCATCAGCTTATCTACGTACTCTATTCCTCGCTCCACCTCGAATCTCTCTCCTTCCATTGTCCACTTGTTGCGGGCATTCCAGATAACCCAACAAAGAGCCATAAACATCGCCCTCTCCTCTACCCTCAGCTTCCTAAAAATCACGTCCACCAAGTCTGCGAAGGACCTGAACTCACCATATACTTCGTCACACACCCTCCTCTTTTCCCATACTAGACGTGCAAAGACACATCCAGTAAGGGTATGAAGAACAGTCTCCTCAACGTTACCACACACTCCGCAGCATCCATCAATGGCTGGCACCCTACGACTCAACCCAGCCCGAGTTGGGAGCACTCCCAAACACGCACGCCAGAAAAAAATCTTGATTCTAGGTAGAGTGGTTGCATGCCATATCTTATTCCACATTCCTGCTTCCACCACCGAAGAGTCTGCtctctccccccccccctcctCCTCTCCAAAAATTGCTCTATAAGCTGATCTAACAGAGTACTCACCTCTCTTCTCCAAGTCCCAGTATAACCTGCCCCCAGGTAGGCGCGAACTCAGTGGGATACTGAGCACACGTTCTCGTTCAAAGGGTAGGAGATATTGAGTTATCTTGTCCCTATCCCAACAAGCATTGGGAGCATCAATGAGCTCACTCACCAGGAGGTCCTCATTTGCGCCAAGCCTTGGCGAGATGATCAGACCCGATTGAGTTCCCGGGATCCATCTATCCTTCCATACCCTCACTTGAGCCCCATTCCCTATCCTCCATCGTATGCCCCTAATTACAACCCACTTCGATCCCCAAATACTTCTCCATGTATAGCTTGGAGTGGAGCCCAGGTCAGCAGTTAGGAATTCTCCAGTAGGATAATAACGAGCCTTCAGCACCCTTTCCACCAAGCTCCCTTGACAAGTCATAAGCCTCTAAGCCTGTTTTCCCAACAATGCCGCATTGAACATTTTTAGATCACGAAACCCGAGACCTCCAATAGCTTTGGGCCCACATAATTTCCTCCATGCCACCCAGTGAATCTTCCTTTCATTCTTTCTCTGACCCCACCAAAATTGTGACAGTAACGAACGCAATTCATCACAGAACGAGGAAGGGAATTTGAACACACTCATCGCGTAGGTAGGGATAGATTGGGCCACCGCCTTTATCAGGATTTCCCTACCCGCTTTTGATAACATAATTCCCTTCCACCCTTGTAACCTCTTAACCAATTTTTCCCGAACATATTTTGTAATCACCTTTTTTGACCTCCCCACTACCGTGGGGAGGCCAAGGTATTTATCATGGATGTCTACCGCCACCACCCCCAAGCTCTCAGCCAACTCCTCTCTTCTGTTCAAAGGAACTCCCTTGCTAAATGAGACAGTGGTCTTATTGAAATTGACCATTTGGCCCGAAGCATTCTCATACAAAGTCAGGGCCTCTTTTATAGTATTAGCTTCCTCCATACTAGCCTTTGCGAATATAATACTGTCGTTCGCGAAGAATAAGTAAGAAACCACAGGTGCCGTAGGGGCCACCCGAACTCCGTGTAGGCTGCCTCTCTCCGAGGCCCGTCTCAACAACCCAGAAAGTGCCTCCGCGCATAATATGAATAAGTATGGTGACAATGGGTCGCCCTGGCGCAACCCCCTAGCCGGTTTAAACTCCGTAGTTGGGAACCCATTCACTAGCACGGCAAAGGAGACTGATGTAATACAATGCAAACACTCTAGAAATCCAACCACCATCAAGCCCTAATCGCTCCATAACTTCTTTAAGAAACCCCCATTCGACCCGGTTAGGCCTTGGCCATATCTAGTTTCAACGCCATCGATCCCTCCAACTGTTTCGAATTTTTCATGAAGTGAAACATCTCAAAAGCTACTAGTATATTGTCTGTGATCAATCTTCCTGATTTATTGAGGTAATGTCCCCTAGGAATGGTTTTAATCTATTAGCTAGCACTTTCTATACCAACTTATACATCACATTACATAGGCTAATCGGCCGGAAGTCACTCATACTCTCCGCATCTTTCTTCTTCGGGATTAAAACAATAAAGGTCTTGTTAATCCCCTCCTGTAAAGCTTCACCATTAAGAACAGCAAGCACCATATTTGTGACAGACGCACCCACAATGTGCCAATATGTCTGGAAGAATAGTAGGCACATTCCGTCCGGACCAGGCGCCTTTAACGGATGCATTTGTTTTAGTGCTTGGTGCACTTCTTCTTCGGAGTAACGGGCTCGTAGCCGCGCGTTCATAGAGTCCGAGACTCGCTGTTCCACTCCAGCCAATGCATCCTGCAAGTTTAAGCAACCTGGGGATGTAAAAAGAGTAGAGAAGTAGTTATTAGCAATCCTCCCCACCTCCTCATCCCCTACTCTTTTAATACCATCCAAGTCCACTAAGCCAGCAATGTTGTTTTTCCTCCTTCTTTGAGATGCCTTCCGATGGAAAAATGACGTATTTTTGTCACCTTCGGTTAGCCAAAGTGCCCGAGACCTTTGTCTCCAGTATATTTCTTCATGGTGGAGAAGAGAAGGTCAGCGATATCCCTGACAATCTTCCTCCTGTTTTCCAATTGGGCAGCAGTTAAACCTCCCTTATTTAGCTCCTTTAGTTTCTTCCTTTTCTTCCTCAACTCACGAAATTTCTGCCCAAACTCCTTATCACTCCAAGCTTTGAGGTCCGCAGCACAGAAGGCCAATTTATTGGCTACCGTAGGGCCTCCAATCAGCCATGCCTCATCTATTACTTTCTCACATTTCTCCTCTCCAACCCAGACCTGCTCGAACCGGAACGGCTTATCTCGCTTCACCTCCATCCCCTCCGTCCCTGCCATGGAAATTTTAATGGGGGCGTGGTCAGACCACTCTCTATCCAAGTTAACTCCCCTTGCTTTATCGAACACACTCAGCCAACCATCATTCACTAGCGCCCTGTCCAGTCTACATTGGACATTATCCACCCCCTCTTGACCATTATCGAACGTGAATTCATACCCCGAAAAAGGTATATTATGGAGCTCACAATTATTAGCCGCCTGTCGGAAGTTATCCATCTGCCAACCCGCTCTATCTCGGCCACCTTTCTTCTCACAATCGAACATGATCTCATTAAAATCCCCCATGCAAACCCATGGGGCTGACACTTGAGCAGCTAGATCCTCTAAGAGTTTCCATGACAGGTGTCTATTTTGGATCTCAGGCCACCCATAAAACCCTGTGAACCTCCCAGTCAACATCCCCAATCCCGACTCTAATCCATACATCGATGTGGTGCACCGACATTGATCTCAAGTCAACAGTCAGCTCCTTCCGCCACAACAACGCAACTCCCCCAGACCGCCCACAACTGTCCACCGCAAGGCCCTCATAGCCATCCATCTTGTCTTTAACTTTCACCATCTCCCCACTACTCAACTTCGTCTCTGATAGAAAGATCAAAGACGGGGCCTCCCTCCGAATCAAGTTACGAAGGCTGTTAAATGCAGGGGTATTGCCCAGCCCCCTACAGTTGAAACTCATGAGACTCATTGTTTCTGGCGGGGTTGGTGCTCGCCAACCTCCGCCAAAGAGAACTCCTCCGCACGAACAGGCGCAAAAGAATGGTCCAAAGACCCTCCAATCAACGCTTTCTTGGGAGGCCCGTAAGCATCATCTACCTCCATTTGGTCTTCCCTATCTCTTTTCCCCATTTGAATATTTCCTGCTCCTCCTGACTTGCTATTATGGGACCGATCAATTGCCCTCCTAATAACCTTTCTCTTCCCGCCACCCCCACTGTCTACTGATTTCCCTCCCTCCACGACCGGAACATTACCTTCCCCTCCTAGCCCAAGTTGCTCCTTAGGCTCTGCGCACACTATCGCCTTCCCCTTGCCCCCCTCCTTGTCCTCCCCCTCCCCTCTCTTCCTCGCCCCCTCTCCCGGATCGTTCTGCCCAACAGCAGTGTCGCTTTGCTCCCCTACTGCCCCCAAACCTTTTCCTACACCTCTCTTTTCTGTACTCTCCTGTTCTTCACTTCTCTTTTCAGCCTCCACTCCACTACCAGTCTTCGCCTTTGTCTGAAAGACCAACGCCCTTTTCCCTTGTATAAGAGAGTTAAGCTCCTCATCCCTGCTTGCCCTACCTTTACGTGGAGATGCCACTATACCCAATCCCCATTGTTGGCTTTTCTTCCCATTAACTACTTTTGCTTCCAGCATGCAGTCCCTTTCTGTGTGCCCCATTATACCACATCTGTAGCAGAAATGCGGCAACCTCTCATATTTGATCCTAACCTCCATCACCTCTCCATTCGTATTTCTGAGTTTTTGTGTTTTACGAAGGGGAGTTAAGGTATTCATATTAACCCTAGCCCGCATCGCTTTGTCCCATACAATCTCATTTTCCTCTACCTCCATCACCTCCCCTATCTTGCCAGCCAGTAGCTTCACATTCTCAGTCGATCTCCCATCAAATGGAAGGTCGTATAGCCTAATCCAGAAAGGGCATTTGTCCATTACTACTTGCGACGGTTGCACCCCACTGGGAATTTCTTGTAAAACAATGAGGTTATGGTCGAAGCACCATGGTCTTCCCTTTAGCACCTTTTCTTTGTCTTTCCAATGAAAGAATTGAATGACAAACAATTCGTTCTCAATCTCGTGAAAGATGGCTTTTTTAGATAGCGCCCATACCTGGTTCATAGTATTCTTCATTGCACCAAAATTGTACGACCGCGCCGTTTGTATTTTACCCACGAGAGAAAGTTCAATTCTCTCCTCAACCACGCTGTTTGTGCTGTTCACCAGTTCTACAATATCATCCTCGTCATCCTCTATTGAGAGATGTGCACAAATTTCTGATAAATCCTCTGCCATTAGGGCTCCAGTACTCGCCGAGCGCAAGGGATATCTTGGAAATTTCAAGGGTAAACTCAAACCCTAGCAGAGCGCAAGGGAGAGACTTTTTTGCAAATTAGTGGGTATTTTATGTTCCAAACTACCTGTATGACACCTGAATGCATCTGTCAACTTCACTTAAGTTTAAAAATTCGGGTCTCATAAGTCTCCAGAATTGGTCTGATTCCGTGTATTATTATAGCCTTCATTTCTGGGACATTCTAAATTACTCAGACCCGAAGAGGGTAGAGGACCAAACGTTTCACATGAACCCCAATCGGAGCAGAAAATTATTGAATCACGAGAAAGCTTCAAGTTATTGAATCCTGCATACTGTTTCTTTTATGTAAGCAGTCAAGAAACACTTTCTTTGTTGAGTTTGATCCATTTTGGCATAAGATCACCTAATTGGCTTGAATTGTATTAGTTCAACGGTTCAACCTGTTGTTGGCAAATTACTTGAGGGTGGACTGTAAAGACTGGTTTCTCGATAGTTTGGCGGTGTACTTTTCATCTTTAAGTCATATGTGTCATCCATCCAGGAGAAGGAGaaaattcattttcttttcGTGGGTTTGAGAAAAATATGCTTGTCTCATAGCCTCAAGGGCCTGGTTAGGTGGGCATGTGGCCTCTAATTGTGCAGGGGTGAAAATTCCTCTAGCATCTTCTGGATACTGTAGCTTAGTTGCCTTTCTtaaaacaaacataaaagaaaaACATCATTCAAATTCTCTGCTGAATTTCATTTTGTGATTCTGCTAACTCTCTCTTGCTTCCGTAGGATTCATATGCTATAAGGAGCTACGAGCGTGGTATTGCTGCAAAGAACAGTGGCGCATTTTCTTGGGAAATAGCCCCGGCAAGATTTTCTTCTGTATTACATGCATATTTGAACCAGAAACTTTTATGTGATTTATCAGAAAGCATGAAAAGGCGAACGGGAAAAAAGGAATAGATTAACCTATAGGTAGCATGAGGCTAATGGATTTTTGTTTGCAGGTGAAGATTTCTGGAAATAGAGGAAAGCAATCCACGATTATCGACAGGGATGATGGTCTTGAGAAGGTACAGCACAATATCTTGATCATGTCAGCTTCCAACTCAATTTAGTATTGGTTGTTATCTTCACTATGTGTGCTCGGTTTTGATGGTATGTAACAGTTTGATCCTTCCAAACTTAAGAAGCTTCCTCCTAGCTTTAAAAAGAACGGAGGCTCTGTCACTGCTGGGAATGCGTCTCTTATAAGGTAATTTAATCTGAGACTGATGGGGGAATGCAATAACACGTATATATGCGATATCGATGTGTGTGTGtatgtgcgtgtgtgtgtttaaATAACAGGATTCATGCTGTTGTGGTTATTCAAAAGCATATACATTAAAGAAAGAAAGATGCGTGCTCGATATTCTCCCCAAGTTATTTGATGAAGGGACCCACTGTTTTTTCACTGTTTGTTTTGCTTAATGTCTATATGCATTTTCATTTATGTCTGAATTTCTACAAACAGTGACGGTGCTGCTGCAATAGTATTGGTCAGTGGAGAAACAGCCAAAAAGCTTGGACTCCAAGTGATTGCAAAGATCAAAGGTTTTGCTGATGCAGCTCAGGTTCAGAAATTTCTTTTGCTGGCTATTTACATTCATATCTCTTAAATGCTCGTTCAGAAGGTAATTTTTTTCGGTTCTTCAAAACTGATTTCTTAATAACATTTTATGCCCAGGCCCCTGAATTGTTTACTACTGCTCCAGCTCTTGCAATCCCAAAAGCTATTTCAAATGCTAGTTTGGAGCCTTCTCAAATTGACTTCTATGAGATCAATGAAGCTTTCGCTGTAatactttctattttttctaaaTTCTTTCGTCTAACTTACCGTTCACATACCTTATATTCCCCGTCTGTGTGTGTAAATTTTCTTTATCttagatttttctcttttctaCTTGCCTTATACATACCTGATTTTCCTTGTCTTCCATTCTTGTTTTCTGCAGGTCGTTGCCCTTGCTAATCAGAAACTTTTGGGGCTTGATCCAGTGAGTTATATCTATTTCATGTTCAGTTCCTTCTCAGATTGCATAACTATTAGTATGAGTCATTTTTCTGAATATCGCTCCCTTCCTAAAACCCCATTGCGAAGGAAAAAGTCAATGTGCATGGTGGAGCTGTTTCTCTGGGACATCCTTTAGGTTGCAGTGGAGCTCGAGTTTTGGTCACATTGCTTGGTGTAAGTGACATCTCAtcttttgagttcaatgaacttcATCAATCTTTTTACCTCTGTACATAGCGGAGAATCTGTTAAAGATATCACATATCAGGccctttcttttatttattgctttactAAATTGTCATCTAATATTTATTGCCAAGACACTGGGGTCTTCAATGTGGGTGTCTTTCTGCATGGATACACTTGAACAAATTCGTTAAGTTCTCTTCTCTTCAGCATAGACATAACTTAGTTCAAATTTGAAATTCGCAGGTTCTAAGGCAGAAAAGAGCAAGATACGGTGTTGCTGGCATCTGCAATGGAGGAGGAGGAGCCTCTGCTCTTGTCTTAGAGTTCATGTAAGCCTCTTGACTTTAGGGTGGTGGTTGCAAGAGGGGCTAATATCAAAAAAATTCTTGTTTGGGTAAACTTATACTTTTCTGCCTTACTGTAGATCAATGCCCAGTGCCAGTCGTTCAAGACTTTGAAACACTTTTAACTGGAGAAGAATCTTCCTTTGGAAATCCCTGGTTCAAGACTTTTAAATTCTTACTGGAGAAATGGATAACCTTCAACTGAAGAGACAAATGTAGGCATACAATTTTAAGAGTAACTGGATCTCCTTGTGATTTATGTAATCATATAATTAAGCGGAGATGATTAGGTGATTTACTCTAGGCATGTAATTGTATGCTTGTGCTGGTCAATGCATGCACTGTGAGAACGATTTGAGCCTCCAATGTGGACTAATGTATTGTTCAAGATATGTAAGAGTAAAGTATATAAAGTTGGCAGGAAGGGTTTTAagtttatactccctccgtatttaaataggagatacacttgtccgggcacgggtattaaggaaGAATCGttaaatgaaataaataataaagcaagtggggttggggaaatattttaatcaagtaaAAAAAGGAGGAAATatttcaaccaactaggatattctctatTTTTACTCTATAAATATTAGGTTCATGATCACATATTTTATATAACTTTGATAAGACATTAAATTCAAGAGA encodes:
- the LOC110782754 gene encoding acetyl-CoA acetyltransferase 2, translated to MDQNSEMQYKSIKPRDVCIVAVARTPMGGLLGSLSTLSATKLGSIAIECALRRARLDPSFVQEVFFGNVLSANLGQAPARQAALGAGIPNSVVCTTINKVCSSGMKATMLAAQSIQLGANDVVVAGGMESMSNAPKYLALARTGSRLGHDTIIDGMLKDGLWDVYNDFGMGICAEMCADNYQFSREEQDSYAIRSYERGIAAKNSGAFSWEIAPVKISGNRGKQSTIIDRDDGLEKFDPSKLKKLPPSFKKNGGSVTAGNASLISDGAAAIVLVSGETAKKLGLQVIAKIKGFADAAQAPELFTTAPALAIPKAISNASLEPSQIDFYEINEAFAVVALANQKLLGLDPEKVNVHGGAVSLGHPLGCSGARVLVTLLGVLRQKRARYGVAGICNGGGGASALVLEFISMPSASRSRL